The sequence below is a genomic window from Tachyglossus aculeatus isolate mTacAcu1 chromosome X1, mTacAcu1.pri, whole genome shotgun sequence.
agatcctgttctaccttcacaatatcactaagatcagccctttcctctccatccaaactacttctACACTGAGCCAAACACCTTAACCCACCTTGACTACCATACCACAACTGGCTCCCTTTGTACTTCCCCCcaactcccggccccacagcacttctgtatattcattcattcattcaatcgtatttattgagtgcttactgtgggcagagcactgtactaagtgtttgggaagtacaagatggcaacgtatagagacggtccctacccaacagcgggctcacagtctagaagggggaagtatatgtgtatatgtctataattctatgtatttatattgatgcctgtttacttgtagtgatttctgtctcccccctctagactgtgagcccattgtgggcagggaatgtctctttattgctgtattgtactttcatcatcaatcgtatttattgagcgcttactgtgtgcagagcactgtactaagcgcttgggaagtacaagttggcaacatatagagacagtccctacccaacagtgggctcacagtctaaaagagtggactcacagtctaaaacgcttagtacagtgctctgcctacagtaagcactcaataaatgtgaatgaatgaatgaataaatagcacctcactgacctccctgcctcctgtctctccccactacagtccatactttgctgcctggatcatttttctacaaaactgttcagtccatatacCCGCAACCCTCAAgcacctccagtagttgcccattcaccttcacatcaagcagaaacaccctaccgtcaatcaatcaatcaatcaatcatatttattgagcgcttactgtgtgcagagcactgtactaagcacttgggaagtacaagttggcaacatatacagtccctacctaacagtgggctcacagtctaaaagggggagacagagaacagaaccaaacatactaacaaaataaaataaatagaatagatatgtacaggtaaaataaataaatagagtaataaatatgtacaaacatatatacaggtgctgtggggaagggaaggaggtaagatggggggatggagaggggggcgagggggagaggaaggaaggggctcagtctgggaaggcctcctggaggaggtgagctctcagtagggcctttaagggaggaaaggagctagcttggcggatgtggggagggagggcattccaggcctgggggatgacgtgggccaggggtcgatggcgggacaggcgagaacgaggcccggtgaggagattagcggcagaggagcggagggtgcagggtgggctgtagaaggagagaagggaggtgaggtgaggtaggagggggcgaggtgatggacagccttgaagcccagggtgaggagtttctgcctgatgcgcagattggtagccaccagagatttttgaggaggggagtaacatgcccagagcgtttctggacaaagacaatccgggtagcagcatgaagtatggattgaagtggggagagacacgaggatgggagatcagagagaaggctgatgcagtagtccagacgggataggatgagagcttgaacgagcagggtagcagtatggatggagaggaaagagcggatcttggcaatgttgcggagctgagaccggcaggttttggtgacggcttggatgtgaggggtgaacaagagagcggagtcgaggatgacaccaaggttgcgggcttgtgagacgggaaggatggtagtgccgtcaacagagatgggaaagtcagggagagggcagggtttgggagggaagacaaggagttcagtcttggacatgttgagttttaggtggcgggcagacatccagatggagatgtcctgaagacaggaggagatgcgagcctggagggagggggagagagcaggggcggagatgtagatctgggtgtcatcagcgtagagatgatagttgaagccgtgggagcgaatgaggtcaccaagggagtgcgtgtagatcgagaacagaaggggaccaagcactgaaccttggggaaccccccacagtaaggggatgggagggggaggaggagcctgcaaaagcgactgagaatgaacgaccggagagataagaggagaaccaggagaggacggagtctgtgaagccaaggtcagatagcgtgttgaggagaagggggcggtccacagtgtcgaaagcagctgagaggtcgaggaggattaggacagagtatgagccgttggatttggcaagcaggaggtcattggtgacctttgagagggcagtcagctttaaagcactcaatcaccttgccccctcctacctgcttcctgtggaagcagcatggctcagtggagagagcctgggctttggagtcagaggtcgtgggtttgaatcccggctccgccacttgtatgcagtgtgaccttgggtaagtcacttcacttctctgggcctcagttccctcatctgtaaaatgaggattaaaactgtgagccccacgtgggacaacctgatcaccttgtaacctccccagcgcttagaacagtgctttgcacatagtaagcactgaataaatgccatcattattattattattgcctcacctcactgatttcgtcctacaacccaacatgcacactcctctaacaccgatgtactcactgtacctcgatctcctctctcGCCGCCAACCTTTTGCCcaagtgtcctgcctctggcctggatctcccacttctctgggcctcagttccctcatctgtaaaatggggattaagactgagccccatgtgggacagggactgtgtccaacctgattagcttgtgtctaccccagtgcctggcacatagcaagtgcctgacaaataccataaaaaaaccccaaaacctggcTAGAATGAGTGGCGAAGATTGCCAGGTCATGGCTACAGCACAGCATTGGCACtgtgctgtggtcactttggccgtaataatagtattaataattacggtatttgttaagtgcttactatgtgccaggcactgtactaagcgctggggtggatacaagcaaatcgggttggacacagtccgtgtcccatgtggggctcacagtctcaagcccaattttacagatgaggtaactgagacacagagtagtgaagtgatttgcccaaggtcacacagcagacaagtggcagagccagaataagaactcatgaccttctgactgccgggcctgtGCATAGGTCCCGCGTATAAAAAACGCAGCCTGCCTACTCACTCATCGCAGTCCATGAGTCCCGAGGAACACGCCTGATGGGAATAAAAGTGTAAGTGGCACTGCACAAATCGCCATCACTACAATCACTTCCTTTACACAGGTACTCGAGTCTCAGGACTGAAACTTGTCCATCATTTCCGATGGAAGACTCCGTCATGGTTTTGATGTTTTTCTTGTAAATTTTTCCCCGTCTGCATTGTGAATTGgaacttttctccctcttcttccaccccttcTATCGCCTATCGTTTGCCagctccttaaggtcagggattgtgtcatttGTATAATTTCACTGTGACttggaacagtgcaatgcacaaagTGGTGCACTGAATAATTGTTGATGTGATTATGTATTTCTGTttttcttgttttattttttatcccCGGAtttagaagaaaatggaaaagacaccccccccacccccacatcccgATCACACTCAGAGACCTCACCAGTAGAAGCCACTACTTCGCCTTCACCCGTTTGAGCTAAAGAGGTGGGTCTCAGAGATATTATATTCCGTGACCACAGATGGCACGTATTCTCTTGCAATGTGTGCTGGCACCTATTCTCTTGCGACGTGTGCTACAGGTTTGgcgggtggaagggaggggaggcacgAGAGTGTGGTTGGCTCAGTGGTTGGCAAACCaacaccactactgcaaaaacaactcaatTGCATGCACTGTTGGAGGTAAGACATACCTTTCCCCTTTTAACTAGTTACGTgactccccccctcaccccccaagcatctcgctgccgacctctcgtccacatcctgcctctgacctggaacgccctccctgtcatatctgacaattattctcccctgcttcaaagccttattgaaggcacatctcctccaagaggcctttcccgactaaatgacgcagcatagctcagtggaaagagctcaggcttgggagtcggaggtcacgggttctaatcccggctccgccacttgtcagctgtgtgactttgggcacgtcacttaacttctctgggcctcagttacctcatctgtaaaatggggattaagactgtgagccccatgtgggacaacctgagaccttgtatctaccctagtgcttggcacatagtaagtgcttaacaaataccattattattattattcccattcccttctccgtcaccctgACCAGCTCCCTTTTCTCaccaccccacccagccccacagcatttacgtatatagtcatcatttatttatttctattaacatatgtctccccctctagactgtcagcccgtggtgggcagggaatgtgtaggttatattgttgcgttgtactttcccaagtgcttgcaccgtgctctgcgcacagtaggcactcaatgaatatgatcgattgatttttaaCCATTGGTATCCGAGCAGCGCTCACCCTAAATTGTGTTCAGATAGCAGTAGTTAAGCAGAGAAAGGTATGTCTTACTGCCTTGTGATTTCTGGCTCAAACTCCACGTCAGCACCAACACTCAGAGTCAGTGCCTGGGCCCAGATCTGGAATACAGGGGGCTTCCGGATCCAGTCCCTGATTCTaacataacccccattttccctccccattttccctccccactcctgtctcTGTTTTCTCTTTCACTGAGAGggtaggaagaggcagagggagaagtaaAGGCATCAGTCCTCTTATTCTttgctaattaattcattcatgatggtatttgttaagcgcttacaatgtgccaggcactgttctaagccctgaggtagatacaagataattaggttgtcccacatggggctcacagtcttaatccccatttacagacaaggtaactgaggcacagagaagttaagtgacttgcccagagtcacacagctggcaagtggcgacgctgggattagaacctatgacctctgactcccaagcccgcgctctttccactaagccatgccgctttccCCATCAGAAGATATGTGTTTatcctacccattttacagaacaaaaACTATAGTTcagacagggaggggaagggatgtagCAATAATTAGCAAAGGTTTGGGtaaagctggaactagaacccagaaggTCTCACTCCCaccctagagagagagagagagagtgtgtgtgtgtccctccatccgtccgtctgtccgtccgtccccgtCCTGGGGATGTTTCAGTCAGGAGCTGCCCTCCCTTATTCCATCccatccacgtgggacaatctgatcaccttgtatccccccagcacttagaacagtgctttgcacatagaaagcacttaacaaatcattattatctgctggcTTAGCTGCTTCCCTGCCTGCACCCCAGATGATGAGGCTCCGGGGAGATGAAGTTTGGCGGGGGGCGGCGGAGAGCCTGGCCTGAATAGCGGATTCGAAGCCGTGGGGTCCAGCCAATCATGGAACAACTGTCTCTTGCAAACCATTTTATTTGCCTTTCCCAAGGGATCCTATTCCTCTAACCCGGgctcctatgtgggacgtggcaggagggcagaggagggggagagagagagagcaggttaggcagggagaaggggatgctTAGTGTTCTGACAGGACTAAAATTGCCAGCCATAGTCTGAGGGTCTGGGGACTGTTCTCCTTAGGAGGTCAGACTcagagggggcaggaagaggggatcGGAGATTGAGGGCTCTGCCCTTATCGGGCTCAGGTCCCAGTGCTGGAGAGCAGAGAAGTTTCTTGCATCTGTTGAGTTGTCctttcctccaaccccttccAGCAAGGGCCCGCCTACATCTCAGATGGGGACGGAGTGGCAGGTCCCCTGGACTGGGTAGGTGCTCCTCAGAGATTAACTGCAAAGGAGTTGCTGTGCTGCCCAGTCTATGCCCCCGACCCACCCTGGCCACCCCTCCGTTGGCCTGCAGGAAGCGAGTAGGgtttgggctgggggctgggtgaggaaagggatggaggaggaaggccatcTGGCTCCATCCAAGCTGCAGTGCTTACTCCACACCCTTCATGAATTCCAGAAACTCTGTGGAAAGAGACATCCGAGTTACAACCCAGTCTTCCCCGCTTCTCTTCAGTCAGAGTCGGGGGGGTGACTTCCCAGCGGGAGGTGATCCAGTGGAGGCATACAGGAGGTGGAGGAATCCTTTTTCACGTTACCATCAGCTTGAaagcctcaatcaccttgccccctcctaccatacctcgctgctctcctacaacccagcccacaaaccttgctcctctcatctgtctcactgctgacctctcacccatgtcctgtctctgacctgaaacaccctccctcttcataactgacagacgattacactccccaccttcaaagccttactgaaggcacatctcctccaagaggccttccccaagccctcatttcctcttcttccatttccttctgtgtcacccttgcactaggatttgttccctttattcagcccttcctcagcctcacggtacttatgcatatatctgtaatgtatttatttatattaacgtctgtctcccctctagactctaagctccttgtgggcagggaatgtgtctgccagctctgttataagtgtattctcccaagcatttagtacagtgctctgcacacagtaagagttcaataaatatgactgattgaggtgCTGGAAACCCGCAGAAGGTGGGAGGGGTGAGGACTGGGTGCCATCCACACCTCTCGGGCCCGCTACCATGCCCATGGGCTTTGGCAAGTGTAAGGCTCCTGGGTTTCTCTAAACAGGGGAAGGGCTGGCTGGAATTGGCCCTCAAgagcctccacccccaccccgaacCACCTCTCACCGTCATAATCAATCTTGCCATCATTGTTCTTGTCCCCATCCTTCATCAGCTCCTCTATGTCATCCTCGGTGATGGTCTCGCCTGTAGCTTGCAGCATCATCTTCAGCTCTTCTAGGTCGATGTAGCCATCCACATTCCTGCTCCATGAAGAGAGGGTGCTCAGAGAAGGCCCCTCCACATacttcccctcctgctctccatTTGCCCCAATCTGGAAGCTTGGGAGCCAACATCCCTGGGACCTCCAAGGGGCTGAACTGAGAGGGGCCTTTTAAGTATTCTGCACTTGAAGAGGGGATATGGGCGTGTGTGTGTATACTGGGCACGGGGGTGCTCGTTCTCAGGCCGGGGCTTGAGATGCCAGCTTCTGCTGTGCCCCCAAGCATAGCTCCCAACATAGGCCAATGGCTAGCTcaaatcccactcccccagaccttTATTCGAGACCttgctggggcggggcgggggagaacGGGTGCTCACTTATCAAACATGCGAAACAGATCGGACAGCTCCTCCTCAGACTTCCCTTTGCTGTCGTCCTTCATGCACCGAACCATCATGACCAGGAACTCATCGAAGTCCACAGTGCCACTGCCTGGGAGTGGAAGAGACCAAGGCTCACCCTAGGAGATCAACCCAACATCTTCCTCCCATCACACCCATCCTCTACACCTTCCCATAACAACACATCTATACAGCCAACATCATTGGCTCCCCTCCCATCACACATATATAGGTTGACACACACTCTCCTGTCCCACAGACACCCTGTAAGCatgtgaatacacacacacataaactccCACCCAGGAATAGTTTAGGCAacagggcaggagagatgagCCTTGTTAAacaccccgccccccaccatcccTGCTCATTTTCTAAATAGAGTAAGCACAGCCGAGCATcaatgtggtaactaaggcccaaacCTGGGGATAGAACTAAATACAGCTCATGAGTCATTGACAATCGCTTACGCATGTGCATTTGGCTGGCATTCTTCAGTCATGTCTTTGTCTTACTGAATTCAGCCACAAGACTTGGCTGGAAGCCAAAGTAGCCCCCTCCTCAAGGCTGTTTATTGGTAAATACGACCCATTTGGGGGTGTTTACACTATTTAAATGACCAGGAATTGGAGTAGAGAGTGCTGATTTGGTGGTCcataactagtggaaagagcacgggcttcggagtcagaggacctgggttctaatcccagctccgccacatgtctgctgtgtgaccgtgggcaaatcacttcactgtgcctcagttaccccatctgtaaaacggggattaagactgagccccatatgggagagggactgtgtccaacctgattaccttgtatctaccccagtgcttagaacagtgcttggcacatagtaagtgcttaacatcacaattattattattcattcaatcgtatttatcgagcgctcactgtgtgcagagcactgaactaaacacttggagggtacaatacaagagagtcagtagacacgttccctggccataacgagCAGGAAGAGATAGCTCCAGCCAAAGGAAGAAGACCCTCTGCCCCTTATCCAACTGCTGCTTCCGCACCAGCTGGTAGGGTAATTATTTGGGATTCCGGAATGAGTCTCCTCCCTAGCGGAAGCCCAAACGCTACCAGCTGCCTGGGAAAGACCCTCCTTTCCATCCTTTCCTTAGGGGCAGCAGCTGCAGGGAgtacctcctccccccaccccgccagctATCCCCAAATGCCCCCTCTACGCTCCAGGACCTAAGGAGAGGAATTCAGACAGCTACGCCACGATGGGGCCTTCTGCTGGTGACCCTGCCTGGATTGAGGGCAGacttcttgaggggaggggagtcCTGGGACCAGGCATCCCCGGAATCTGGTGAGGTGAGCCCAGGACTCGAGTTTGAATCCTGCTTTTTTACattatttattatggcatttattatactatgtgtcaggcactgttctaagtgcaagggtagataataataatgataacagaaagaactgttctaagctctggcggggatacaaggtgatcaggttgtcccacgtggggctcacaatcgtaatccccattttccagatgaggtcactgaggcccagagaagttaagtgacttgcccaaagtcacacagctgacaattggcggagccgggatttgaacccatggcctctgactccaaagccaatcagttcatgtcccgcatggggctcagagctttcctctccattttacagatgaggtaactgaggcctagagaagttaagtgacttgcccaaaaggtcccacagcagacaagtagcagatccggattaggtccatctgactccctgcTCCAGGCTCTATTGTCTTGATTCCCCCGTGGTGAGGACCAGAcagggggaggggctggagaccTAGGGCCGGGGCAGCTGGGGCCCGGAGGAGAGCTCACTGACCGTCCTCGTCCACCTCATCGATCATCTCCTGGAGCTCCTCGGGGGTGGGGTTCTGCCCCAGCATCCGCATCACCTTCCCCAGCTCCTTAGTACTGATGCAGCCATCTTCCGCGCCCAGCACAAAGATGTCAAAGGCAGCTTTGAACTCTgcacagggaagagaaaggaggagggaggctttGAATTCAGAGGCCAATGACGAAGCCCTCAGGTACCCTGTTCTTAGTCTCCTCCAGAGGgaatgcccccctcctcctcctcctcctccttcagggagggggacaaggggaagaagaggaatgggCACTCACCATTTTTCTGCTCCTCTGTCAGCTGCTCTACCTGCAAGGAAGAAGGTTTGCCAATGAAAGTCAGTGACAGCCCCTCTCAGGCTTCACCTGGGACCAAGgaaggcagagcatggaggggacAGGGCTGAGTTGGTCCCTTCCTCAAGGTGACCCCTGCTTATCCCTGGAGCCAAGAAAGGACAGTGCCCAGTGGCCCCATGGTAACAATAGCAGCCCTCCCCAGGCCTGCAGGCATCTCCCACTGAAACCCAAGCCCCCTTGACCAGCCCAGCAGCTGCCCCAGCTCCCTCATTGTTTGGGCCGTAAAACCAGATCCTGGgctggctctgcccagtgctgaggTCTCCAGTCTCCTCACTCCTTCTCTCCACCCAGAGTAACCCTACTCCCTAGCTCTGGGGGCTATTTTTAAGCAAGGACAAAGATAACCTGGTGATTGTCTCCTGCAGCTGAACACTCTGGCatgtggaaggagggggcaggaggggggtgtTATCTGGACGCTTGTCCCCAGAGCTGTTGCCCCGGGAGCCAAAATTAGCACTGCAGCCCCCTGACCTTATGTGGGcacgggaagggggagggggtaccTTCCCCAGGACCCACCGATGAGCCCTGACCCCCGTCAAAATGAATGCCCCTTCACGACGGACCTGAGCGTTCCCCTCGGCCGTACCCCGACGGCTTTCCGCCCCTCCGGGCCCTCCCCATTCCAGACCCGAGTTTACTTCCCCCACTGTTGGTTCAGCCCACAGGTATCCCCAGATGCTTCCACTCTCCCGGCTCtaaggctcctctgcctcctgcagtGCTATCTCCTGCTCTCTCTTTTGCCATCCCGGGACAGGGAATGAGAGGAATGCAGGCCCACCCGAGGGCTGTTTTCATCCGTAGCCTAGCCCCAATCTCTCTTTGCCCAGCTAACAGGCTCATGACTGGGTTTATCAGAAGACCCCAGGGTGTCCCCAAAGGGGTGGGTAGGTGGCTgtggagaatgggagaagaaagggggagataaaggggggaaaagagagagagagagggagagggtttcCAGAGCGTCTTCACAAGACCCAAAGAACTGGGCTTGTAAGAACCACTTCTTCGTCTCCCAGAGGCACCAAGCTGATTTGGGACCACTTAGTAGCAGCTCCGAccatcccagatctgccagtaTTCCCCCCACCACGTCCTGACATTCCCTACCAGACCCGACCGGTATTCCCTTAACCCCAGACCCAAGGTAGGGATGGAGGAGCTTGGGCCTGCTCCTAGGTCTCCGGGCCCGAGCACCCTAACAAGGCAGTGTTCTCTTTCCAGGGAGAAGAGGCTAGGAACTTGGGGCTTTGGAGGACTTTGGAGGTGCCCAGCCCTGGAGTTTGGCTTTCTTGTCCAGGGGATGTTTGCAGTTCGTTGGGAGcgagctcttccttctcctcttccttcttggcCTCATCCTGCGATGGGAGCCAGGTTCAACCGGGAATGCAGGGCTGGGGTTTCAGCTCTGCAGAGGGGGCACCCTGAAAACTGGGTGTCCCGGGGCAAGGGGTTGAGCTTCCCACTTCATCCCAGAATAGCAACCTAAGGGAAAGGAAGTGCTATCCGGGTGCTGAGGGACCGCTCTGCATCCTTGCAGGAAGGATGGCCATCTCCAGGGTCAGGAGGGGTGCCTCCTGCGGCCCCAAGGGGCGATTCTTGGCTTCAGCTGAGAAGCGATccgtttcctctttcctctccctcccgggaGGGTCGGAGTCTCACGAATCAGGCGGGACAGAGGAGCCGCTACTTACCGCTGCCTTGTAGATGTCGTCCATGGTGACTGCAACTGGGTGACCCGGAGCCTGGCAGAACGGGGAGGGCCCACGGAAACAGAGATGAAGAGACAAGAGTGGCTTTCCGTCCCAGCTGTCCCCCTTACCCCTCTGTGCTCTGCTTATATAGTCACG
It includes:
- the TNNC1 gene encoding troponin C, slow skeletal and cardiac muscles, with the protein product MDDIYKAAVEQLTEEQKNEFKAAFDIFVLGAEDGCISTKELGKVMRMLGQNPTPEELQEMIDEVDEDGSGTVDFDEFLVMMVRCMKDDSKGKSEEELSDLFRMFDKNVDGYIDLEELKMMLQATGETITEDDIEELMKDGDKNNDGKIDYDEFLEFMKGVE